A stretch of the Opisthocomus hoazin isolate bOpiHoa1 chromosome 2, bOpiHoa1.hap1, whole genome shotgun sequence genome encodes the following:
- the LOC142359248 gene encoding sulfotransferase 6B1-like, with the protein MSRNRERFIETVNNSLLQTEKVASEGMLFPYRGILYPTAFSSPETLEALQSFEARSDDVILVGYPKTGTNWLEEIVRELESAGAKYTEEEMRENINAEKKLDTFPRLEFGDPGIYERMKELPSRRVITTHLPPHLLPRSIFQNKAKILVLLRNPKDTAVSYYHFHNNMPVLPSFTSWDEYFADFMNGKLAWGSYFDHLVEWNKYVDNEKIMMINYEELKEDQVLGMKKIAAFFGFSLCEEDFHTIVKNTSFQAMKEKSKETHGMFGDILFRKGVVGNWRNLFSKAQNEEMERKFEECLGGTKLAAKMKYNVYCKA; encoded by the exons ATGAGCAGAAATAGGGAAAGATTCATTGAAACAGTGAATAATTCTCTTTTACAGACAGAAAAGGTTGCATCCGAAGGCATGCTGTTTCCCTATAGAGGTATTTTATACCCTACTGCATTCAGCAGCCCAGAAACTTTGGAAGCTCTGCAATCCTTCGAAGCCAGGAGCGACGATGTGATTCTAGTAGGCTATCCTAAAACAG GAACCAACTGGCTTGAAGAAATCGTGAGGGAGTTGGAATCAGCAGGTGCCAaatatacagaagaagaaatgagagagaaCATAAATGCTGAAAAGAAGCTAGACACATTTCCACGTCTAGAATTTGGCGATCCTGGGATATATGAG AGGATGAAGGAACTGCCTTCCAGAAGAGTTATAACAACCCATCTGCCACCTCACCTTCTGCCCCGGTCTATTTTCCAAAACAAGGCCAAG ATCCTTGTGTTACTTCGGAACCCCAAAGACACTGCTGTCTCCTATTACCACTTCCACAACAACATGCCAGTGCTGCCGTCCTTTACCTCCTGGGATGAGTACTTCGCAGACTTCATGAATGGGAAAT TGGCCTGGGGGTCCTACTTCGACCACTTAGTGGAATGGAACAAATACGTGGACAATGAGAAGATCATGATGATAAACTATGAGGAACTCAAAGAG GACCAGGTACTAGGTATGAAGAAGATCGCTGCCTTCTTTGGATTCTCCCTGTGTGAGGAAGACTTTCACACAATTGTCAAGAATACCAGTTTCCAAGCTATGAAAGAGAAATCCAAGGAAACCCATGGAATGTTTGGGGACATCCTCTTCAGGAAGG GGGTTGTTGGCAACTGGAGAAACCTCTTTTCTAAAGCTCAGAATGAAGAAATGGAGCGAAAATTTGAAGAATGCCTAGGAGGAACGAAGCTGGCGGCAAAGATGAAATATAATGTGTACTGCAAGGCCTGA